The DNA window CCTGGGAGTTCTCCGACGGGCGATCGGCCAACCCGGGCGAGTCCTGGTCGCGCGTCCTCATTGATGATCTCGGCTTCGAACCTCCAGACCTGCAGGTCAAGCTGATCACGCCCGATGGCGCACTGTACTCAGATTTCGGGTGGGAGACGCCCGGCGTCGTCGGGGAGTTCGACGGCAACCAGAAGTACCTGCGGGCCGAGCAGTACGGGATGAGCCCACAGCAGACAGTGCTGAACGAGAAACGCCGGGAAGATGGCATCCGGCGGCTGGGCTACGACGTAGCCCGATGGAATTGGCAGACGCTGCAGAATCCGCGGCAGCTGGAGGCGATTCTTCGGGAGAAGGGTGTGCCACGCCGCAGACTCTGACCGGCCTCGACGACTTGCCCGGGCCTCACCCTCGTTTTACCAAGGCGTTTCCACTTTACCCACCCGTATACGTGGGGGTTATCCGAAAAGTGCTTGGTAAAACGAGGGTGCGCAGAGGGGCAAGCGAAGCGCTCAGAGGTCTTCGAGGACGGCGTGGGCCTCTCCCTCGAGCTGCTCAGCGGCGGCCTCAGACTCGTCCTCGTCCAGGTCTCCCCCGGTGGGCGCTGCCAGCAGGACCACCTGGGAGCCATGGCGCAGCAGGACTGCGACGCTCTGCTCCGTGGAACCGTCGGACTCCACCTCACGGTAGATGCCCAGGGCGTCCTCCGCCTCGGAGTCGACCTCCACGGCGTCCACTGAGGTGGAGCTCTCGGCGTCGGGCTCGTCGTCCTCACCGATACCCCCGCGCGTGACCGTATAGGAGCCGCAGTTCTCCATCCCGGTCTGCTCACCGTCGAAGAAGGCATCCGAGGCACGCGAATCCTGGAAGGAGTAGACCGTGGCCTGACGACCCGACGGCAGGTCCACCTCCACCGGCTCGTCCTCTTCCTCGTCTCCGGACGCGTCATCTCCGTCTTCTGCGGAGCCGCCGTCGCCAGAGTCCTCGCCCCCGGAGCCGTCGTCGCCGGAGTCGCCGTCACCGCCCTCATTCTCCAACGGACGGGTCAGCGAGGTCACGCTGAAGCCGCCGGACGGGGCCGCAGCATCGCCGTCACCGGAGCCTTCGCCGGACCCGCCGCCGGGTGTCGCCGCGTCGCCCCCTCCACTCTCGTCCGAGCTCTCGCCTCCGCTGGTGTCAGCATGGACGATCAGCGCACCCTCAGGCACGGGCGAGGCCGACTGCACCACATACTGCTTGCAGTCGGCGGGATCCACGGCCAGCTTCTGCAGCTCAGTCTCGATGTCGCGCAGGTTGGGGTAATAGTCGTCGCTGTCGGTGAGATCTGCCCCCTCGAGGTGGTCCTCGAGGACTCCCCGGATGTCTTCGTGGGAGAGCTGGTTTCCGCTGGGATCCGGGGCGGAGAGCTCGTCGAAGCTCTCGGCGTCGTAGTCCCCGACGTCGCCGGGCCCCTGCTGATCAGGCACGTCAGCCTCGCAGGCGGTCAGGGCGAGCAGCCCGGTCAGCGCCAGGACAGACGCGGTGCGAGCACGGCGGGGAGAAGAGTTCTGCGGCATCACTAGAACAGTATGGTCGCGAAGGTGCCCTCACGCCGGAAGCCCACGCGCTGGTAGGTCCGAAGAGCGGCAGTGTTGTATCCGTTGACGTAGAGACTCACCACCGGCGCCAGCTTCAGCCCGTAGTCGACGACGGCGGACATTCCCGACGCCGCCAGCCCACGTCCTCGGTGCTCAGGGTGGACCCACACCCCCTGGACCTGGACGACCTCGCGGGACACAGCACCGAACTCCGCTTTGAAGATGATCTCTCCGTCCTGACCCACAGCGATCAGTGAGTAGCCCCCGGAGATGAGGCTGCGGACCCGCTGCTGGTACTCCGAGACGCCCTGGGTGTAGGGAGAGAAGCCCAACTCCTCGGTGAACATGGCGGCGCTGGCCTGTTCCACGGCGTCGAACTCCTCGAGCCGGGAGGGGCGGACCTCGGGCATGGGTTCGATCGCAGAGGGCACATCGATAGACAGCAGCGGCTGGTCAGCGCGGACCTCCCGCACGTTGACCCAGCCGGCGGCATCGTGGAGCTCGAGCACCGCCTCGGCGTCTCCGTAGACGGAGGAGACCCGACGGCGCAGGGCCCGCAGCGCGAGCCCGAAGAGCTCACCCTCAGCCGGGCCGGCATGGACCGGAGTGATATTGGACCCCACCCAGCAGGCGGAGGCCAGCTCCCCCGGATGCTCAGGGTCGTCGATACCCAGCAGCATGGCTGCGATGCGGCCCCGACCCGGCGCGGCGGTTCCGCGGCTGCGCACTGAGGCCAGCACGGAGACATGGTGGGCAGGGTCACGCTCCAGCAGGCGCAGCAGCGCCGGGGTGTCGGTCGACTCGAGGACGCGCACCGCACCAGAGGTGGCGCGGTGCACGCGAGCGGCGACGGAGTCAGCTGACCGAGACCACAGGGGCACCCGCAGCCTGAGCCTCTCCCTCGTCGCCGGCGTCCATCTCAGCGGCGAGGCGGTTGGCCTCGTCGATGAGAGTCTCGACGATCTGGTCCTCGGGCACGGTCTTGATGACCTCGCCCTTGACGAAGATCTGGCCCTTGCCGTTGCCGGAGGCCACGCCGAGGTCGGCGTCGCGAGCCTCGCCAGGTCCGTTGACCACGCAGCCCATGACGGCCACGCGCAGCGGGACCTCCATGCCCTCCAGGCCAGCGGTGACCTCGTCGGCCAGAGTGTAGACGTCCACCTGGGCACGGCCGCAGGAGGGGCAGGAGACGATCTCGAGCTTGCGCGGGCGCAGGTTCAGGGACTCGAGGATCTGGTTGCCCACCTTGACCTCCTCAGCCGGCGGAGCCGAGAGGGAGACGCGGATGGTGTCTCCGATGCCCTGGGAGAGCAGTGCGCCGAAGGCCGTGGAGGACTTGATGGTGCCCTGGAAGGCAGGGCCGGCCTCCGTCACGCCGAGGTGCAGCGGCCAATCGCCGCGCTCGGCGAGCAGCTGGTAGGCCTGCGTCATGACCACCGGGTCAGAGTGCTTCACCGAGATCTTGAAGTCGTGGAAGTCGTGCTCCTCGAAGAGGCTGGCCTCCCACACTGCGGACTCCACCAGAGCCTCCGGAGTGGCTTTGCCGTGCTTGGCCAGCAGCCGCTTGTCCAGGGATCCGGCGTTGACGCCGATGCGCAGGGAGACCCCGGCATCCTTGGCGGCCCGGGAGATCTCGCCGACCTGGTCGTCGAACTGCCGGATGTTGCCGGGGTTCACCCGGACCGCACCGCAGCCGGCCTCGATAGCGGCGAAGACGTACTTCGGCTGGAAGTGGATATCAGCGATGACCGGGATCTGCGACTTCTTCGCGATGATCGGCAGCGCCTGCGCATCCTTGTCCGTGGGGCAGGCGACGCGGACGATGTCACAGCCGGAGGCGGTGAGCTCCGCGATCTGTTGGAGGGTCGCGTTGATGTCATGAGTCTTGGTGGTGGTCATCGACTGGACAGAGATCGGATGATCACTGCCCACTCCCACGTTGCCGACCTGGAAGTTGCGGGTCTTCCGACGCGGCGCGAGGACCGGCGGCGGAGGAGCAGGCATACCGAGATTGATCGCAGTCATGGTCTCCATCGTACCCGGGTCCGGCCACCCGCAGTATTCGAGCAGCTGACCTCCGGCTCCGGAGCATGACGCAGCTCGCGGAACTCCGGTCAGTCACCCGTCATCAGAGCGAAGCGCGTGGCGCGGGCGCTCCGCATATGAGCGATGGACAGCTTCTCCGCCTCGTCGACGTTGCCCTTGTCGATCGCTTCGATGATCGCCTCGTGCTCCTCGAACCCGTCATGGGGCTGGCTCAGCTGAGATGCTGTGCGGCCGTGGAAACGCCGGATGACATTGTCCAGATGCTTTCCGAACCGTTCGATGTATTTGTTCCCGGTGTGAGCACGCAGCACGGCATGGAACCTCATATTGGCCGCATGCCATGCATCGGTGTCGCGGGTATCGATCGCAGCACGCAGCTGCTGGTTCACGGCACGCAGCTCGGCCACCAGCTGAGGCGATGTCCGGATGGTCGCCAACCGGGCGGCAAGACCTTCGACCTGTTGCCTCAAGGCGTAGGCAGCGATGAGGTCGTCCATGAGAAGGGGAGCGACTTGGGCTCCCCTGTTCGGCAGACGGACCACTAGATCCTCATCCACCAGGATGCTGATCGCATCGCGGATGGGCGTGCGGCTCACTCCGAGCAGCTTGGCGATGGCGTCCTCACGGATCCAGGCCCCCGGACCGAGCCGGGTCTCGACGATGCACTCCCTCAGGGCCGCTGTCACCCGTTTGGTGCTGCCCAGGTGTTTGGGCGCCTGGAGGAAAGCCTCCTTCAGGCCCGGAAACTCTTCCTGGTCCGCCGACATCAACCCTCCCTGGGATGCGCTGCTATGGGTATTATGCCTGCTCGTTGAGATAGGCGGACAATCCAAGGGTGCCGAAGGCCGCCGAGACGTCCCGGGGAGAGCTGACTGAGGAGAGAGTTCTCCAAGCGGGATGGAACGCCGCGGCGCAGACCCATCCGGCAGTGCTCGAATGGGTGATCAACACCGATGCGCACCCTTGATCCTCCCCCTGAGACAGGCTCTCCCATCCAGAGACCGTCCAATGTGGCACCCGATGGGGACCGTGCCCGGGCAGTGCGCTGGCCAGACCTCCCGGTTCAAAGACCCCGCGCATCCACCTCAGGACGGAGCGGGAGGCCTCCGGAGCGATCATCACAGACCGCCTCTCCTCCCCTTCCATCGAGGCGCAGAGGTAGGCCAGCAGACGGAGGAGATCCTGAGGCGTCGTGGTCCCCAGGAACCCTTCTCCGGCCGAGCCCTGCGGCCCCTCCAGCCCTGTCACCTGTGTGCTTGTCAGCATCAGCCGCGTGAGCAGCTCCTGGGCAGCCTGCCGGAGGTCGACTCCCCGCCGGTCGAGGAACTCGAGTAGAGCGAGTGCAGCGGCCGCGTCCCCGGTGGAGAGCACGAGATTCGCCGCATCGTCGACGCTGAGACTCATATCCCCGGAGAGCAGCCTGAGCGTTCCTGTACGCGCCTGTCCCCGGTGTTTGTCCAACAAAGATACGCCCGCGGCGAGAAGACTCGGATCCTCCACACTCAGTTCGGCGAGAACAGTGCCGAAGATGAGTTTTCCCGCACCCGAGAAGGGATGCACACGGTCCTCCCCCTGTGCTGCGCTGCCGCCGTGATGCGCTTCGACGCTGAAGGAGAGGCCGGGCAGCGCCCCAGAAAGCTCGATCACCGGCAGCACAGCGACCTGGGCGACATCGGTCTCACTGAACATAGGACCACTCCTCCACGGCGATGCCCACACGGGCGAACAGGTCGAAGGCGGCCACCCGCCCGGGCACCCGATTCGGCAGGGTCGTGGGGATGGACTCCGCATAGATCGCAACGGCTGCCAGAGGTTCCCTGCCATCCCTCAGCGCCAGTCCGACCTGGGACAGGCCGCGGAGGCCACGGCCATTCTTCTCCGCGAACTGTATATCTCGGGTGGAGATGCCCAGAGCGGGGGTGAAGATCGTCGTCATGGCTCCAAGGGCGAACCGGCACTGCTCCGAGGAGAGACGTAGGACTTCCGCTCCTTCTTCGCTCCGGCATCCTCGTCCGAGCCTCTCCAGCAGGAGGCACTGATCTGCAGCGGTGGTCACCGTCACTGAATCCAAGGAATGGCTCCATGTGAACTCCGCACTGCGGGGGAAGATCTCCCGGTGCATCGTGGAGTACAGACCCACCCAGGCACAGTAGTCGTTGACCCACTGCAGAGGATCAGATTCCACCGAGCCGATAGCCTCGAACACCAGTTGGGTGCAGATGTTGTCGCTGGTGCTCATGACTTGGATGAGAGAGTCGCGGAGAGTGAGCTCGATGCCGCTTGAAAGGTTGCGCATGATCCCCGCCTGGACACCTTCCTTCATCTCAGGCCGGATGGTGAGGGTCTGATCGAGCGAGAGTCTGCCCTCTTCCACCAGAGCCAGGCAGGCAAGCATCACACTGACCTTCCGGGTACTGAAAGACGCCACGGTCTGGTCTGCCTTGCGGCCGACGGCATCGTGGGTCCCGACCGGGCGGATCTGCCAATGCAGGTCGAAGGGATAGTGTTCGGCAAGCCCTTCGATGTGCCTGCCCAGGTCATCCAAACTCTTTCTCACAACAGGTGCCTTCTCCGATCAGACAGAGGCTGTGTGCCGGATGAGGAAGTGTATCTTCCTCATCCGGCACATGCCGAGGCGGGAATCAGTTGAACAGGCCGTGCCAGAAGTCGGCGTCGTCCTGGTAGTGCTCGAGGTAATCGTCTTTGGAGATGGTCCAGACCCTCTCATCGTCGAGGGGCGGCAGTTCGGTGTCCCCCAATCCGGGCAGCCCAACCTCGGAGTTCACCGGGTAGTCACCGACCTCTGTGGCGAACGACTGCCCTTCCGTGGACAGCGTCCAGTTGATGAAGACCTCAGCGGCTGCGGAGTTCTCTGCCTGCTCCGTCAGACCGATGACCACCTGGTTGACGGGGAAGCCTTCGTCCGGGGCCACCATCGCGATGGGGGCACCCTCTTCCGCCGCGGAGAGCCCGACCGTGGAGGGGACCGGCCCTGAGACGATCTCTCCCCGGGCCATGGCGTCGGTCAGCGGAGACGCTGAATCGAACACCCGCACATCGGTGTCTGCCTGCTCCGTCAACCAATCATCGCCCATCACCTCCCGTTGGAATCGGACCAGCTCCTGCGAAGTGCCTGACGCAGTGATCTCCACGGCGCCGGAGGGCTCCAGCGTCAGCAGGTCATCCCAGCTGGTCGGGGGCTCACCTTCATGTTCCATCTCGTTGTATCCGATAAGGTAGGGCCGGTTGTACGAGGTGTAGTAGAGCCCCTCCTCATGCACAGCCTCCTCGGGGAAGTCGAAGTCCTCGGGAAGATTAAGCTGCTCAAAGACCCCAGCTTCGGAGAGTTCGTCGATCATGTCCCACCCGGAGGTCCGGATGACGTCCGCGGCAAGCTGTCCGGACCCATGTTCGCTGAGCGCCCGTTCGTTCAAGCGGCTCGGAACGATCCGGATCACTTCTCCGGTGATCCCGGTGAGCTCCTCGAACTCATCGAGGAGGAACTGTTCCCCGGCTTCTCCCGAAGCCGTGTAGAAGGTGAAGGTCCCTTCTTCCCGGGCCTCCTCTAGGAGCTCGGCTGTGGCGATGGTCTGTCCGTCGATGACCAGGTCCTCCCCTTCCTCAGCAGTCCCCTCCGTTCCGCCTCCGCAGGCAGAAAGTGTCAGGGCTCCCAGAGTGAGCAGGGCGGCTTGAGATCGGATCTTCATTGTTCCTCTCCTTTTGCAGAGTGATTCTTATTTGCGGTCCAAGAGCTGGGAGACGACGGCGAGCGCGCCGATGATCAGCGTGTAGATGACTCCGATAGCGGCTGCCAGGGCGAACTGCCCGTTCTCGTACGCGTCGAAGATGACGATCGAGAGCAGCCGCGTGTCGGTGGTGTAGAGGAACAGCGGAACGGTCAGTTCGCGCATGCTGAGCATCAGCAACAGGACGAACGTCGCCAGTAGAGAAGTCCTCAGCAGAGGTGCGGTGATGGTCACCACCGCCTTGGTTCGGCCTGCTCCGTGCATGACCGCCGCATCCTCCAGGTCGGAGTTGAACTGCAGGATCGAGGCGCTGGATCCACGGAACCCTTGGGGCAGAAGGCTCGCGATGAAGGCGATGACCAGAAGAGCGATGGTGCCGTAGACGGGCAGAGGAAGGATCAACCACGTCCAGAGCAGACCCATACCCAGCACGATCGCCGGGACCGCGAGCGGCGTCATCGCCAGATATTCGATCCACCTCCGCGCCGGAGCCTTGGTCCGATAGGTCAGGTACGAGCACAAGAAGCAGAATGCCGTGCCGATGACCGCGACCAGCAGCGAGACAGTGATCGAGTTGCCGATGGCGCTCCTGATCTGGCGGTCTTCGAAGACGCCGGTGAAGCGATCCATACTGAAGCTTCCTGCCTCTGCCATACCGGAGATGGTCTGGATGTACGGTGAGGAATACGTGGCGATGACGATCAGGCTGAGCACGGGAAGCACGACGGACACCAGGAAGTAGAGCATCGCGGCGAGCAGCGCGGGAGTCCGCCACTTTCCAAGACTAACCAGTTTGGACTTGCTCCCCTTTCCGGAGACCGTTGCAAAGTCCTTCCTCGCCAAATACCAGCGCTGCAGCAGGACCACCAGCGCGACGGCCAGGACGAGGACGATCGCAATGGCGGCGGCATCGTTGCCCCGAGAGGGCGACATGCTCATGTAGCGGTAGATCAGGGTCGGCAGCGTGTCAACGCCGCCGGGCCGGGCGATGAACTGCGCTACTGGGAAGTTCTCGATGGAGATCGTGAACGCCAGGAGAGTGGAGCCCAGGATAGCGGGCGTCATCAATGAGAGCGTGACCTTGCGGATTGCGGTCTGGATAGGAGCGCCGTGGATAACAGCGGCATCTTCCAGGTCCGTGTTCATCAGCCGCAGGGCCGAATAGACCATCAGGAAGACATACGGAGAGTTGTAGACCCCCAGGATGAAGATGAAGCCCGGGAAGGAGTAGATGTTGACGAACGGCTCCGCTCCAAGATCTCTGAGCAGCGCATTAGCCAACCCGGTGGGCCCGGCTAGCACAGACCAGGCGAGGGCAGCGACGAAGGCGGGCATGAACATCGGAGCGAGTCCGGCGAGGAAGACGAACCGGCGGAAGCGGACATTCGTCCTGGCGGCCAGCAGCGCCAGTCCGACACCGAGGAACAGGGAGAGCAGCGCTGAGGTGGTGGCCGCGATGAAGGAGTTCGTCGCGGCCGACGCGGTGGCCGCAGAGAAGAGAGAGGACAGTGAGTCCGTGCTCAGATTCTCCAGGCTCAGGTTGCCCGGCCGTGGAAGGACGTCAGTGACAGCCGCAAAGATGACCAGCGCGATCGGAAAGCCGATTAGCACGATGAGCGCGGCGATCACACCGAGGGACAACAGGTTCGAGGGAGTCAGGGACCGGCGTGTGGGATGTGGAGTCTGTACCATCGGGCGGCCTACTTCGACTCTTCATCCATGGGAACGGTGATCGCTTCCTCCGCGGAGAGAACGACGTCGACCTTGTCACCGACGGATGCCTCGACCGACTCTCCCCCGTAGGGTGCACGTTTGACCACGGCCTGGATCGTCAGTCCTCCGCAGTCGACCTCATAAGAGATGTCGCTTCCCTGGAAGATCGAGACGGTGACCTCTCCTGTGAGTACTGCTCCCTGAGAGCTGTGGGCCTGACTCGGGGCCGCTAGACGCACCTGCTCAGGACGTATGCACAGCGCCCGCCCGTTCTCCCACGAGGTGGGGGCCGTCCCGGCGGTTACGGGGACGCCTCCCAGACCGAGGGTACCTTCTGTACCGCGGCTGATCTCCAAGACATTGCCCATACCCAGGAAACGCGCGATGTACGAGGTGGCCGGCTCGTCATAGATCTCCTGCGGCGTCCCCAGCTGAACGATGGTTCCACGCTTCATGATGGCGATCTTGTCTGCCAGCGCCATAGCCTCGCTCTGATCGTGGGTGACATAGACCGACGTCAGCCCGGCTTCCCGCTGGATACGGCGCAGCTCGTTCCTCAGGCGCACACGCAGCTGTGCATCCAGGTTGGAAAGCGGTTCGTCGAGGAGCAGCACAGCAGGCTCCATAGCGATGGAGCGTGCCAGTGCTACGCGCTGCATCTGGCCGCCGGAGAGGGCAGAGGCCCCGCGGTCTGCGAGGTGCTTCAGCCCGATCATGTCCAAGGCTTGGTCTGCCTTGCTCTGCACCTGCTCCTTGGAAGCCTTCTTCGCCTTCAGACCGAATGCCACATTGGCACGAACGGAACGGTCGGGCCAGATTGC is part of the Nesterenkonia lacusekhoensis genome and encodes:
- a CDS encoding serine hydrolase — encoded protein: MRKSLDDLGRHIEGLAEHYPFDLHWQIRPVGTHDAVGRKADQTVASFSTRKVSVMLACLALVEEGRLSLDQTLTIRPEMKEGVQAGIMRNLSSGIELTLRDSLIQVMSTSDNICTQLVFEAIGSVESDPLQWVNDYCAWVGLYSTMHREIFPRSAEFTWSHSLDSVTVTTAADQCLLLERLGRGCRSEEGAEVLRLSSEQCRFALGAMTTIFTPALGISTRDIQFAEKNGRGLRGLSQVGLALRDGREPLAAVAIYAESIPTTLPNRVPGRVAAFDLFARVGIAVEEWSYVQ
- a CDS encoding ABC transporter substrate-binding protein, producing MKIRSQAALLTLGALTLSACGGGTEGTAEEGEDLVIDGQTIATAELLEEAREEGTFTFYTASGEAGEQFLLDEFEELTGITGEVIRIVPSRLNERALSEHGSGQLAADVIRTSGWDMIDELSEAGVFEQLNLPEDFDFPEEAVHEEGLYYTSYNRPYLIGYNEMEHEGEPPTSWDDLLTLEPSGAVEITASGTSQELVRFQREVMGDDWLTEQADTDVRVFDSASPLTDAMARGEIVSGPVPSTVGLSAAEEGAPIAMVAPDEGFPVNQVVIGLTEQAENSAAAEVFINWTLSTEGQSFATEVGDYPVNSEVGLPGLGDTELPPLDDERVWTISKDDYLEHYQDDADFWHGLFN
- a CDS encoding ABC transporter permease, with the protein product MVQTPHPTRRSLTPSNLLSLGVIAALIVLIGFPIALVIFAAVTDVLPRPGNLSLENLSTDSLSSLFSAATASAATNSFIAATTSALLSLFLGVGLALLAARTNVRFRRFVFLAGLAPMFMPAFVAALAWSVLAGPTGLANALLRDLGAEPFVNIYSFPGFIFILGVYNSPYVFLMVYSALRLMNTDLEDAAVIHGAPIQTAIRKVTLSLMTPAILGSTLLAFTISIENFPVAQFIARPGGVDTLPTLIYRYMSMSPSRGNDAAAIAIVLVLAVALVVLLQRWYLARKDFATVSGKGSKSKLVSLGKWRTPALLAAMLYFLVSVVLPVLSLIVIATYSSPYIQTISGMAEAGSFSMDRFTGVFEDRQIRSAIGNSITVSLLVAVIGTAFCFLCSYLTYRTKAPARRWIEYLAMTPLAVPAIVLGMGLLWTWLILPLPVYGTIALLVIAFIASLLPQGFRGSSASILQFNSDLEDAAVMHGAGRTKAVVTITAPLLRTSLLATFVLLLMLSMRELTVPLFLYTTDTRLLSIVIFDAYENGQFALAAAIGVIYTLIIGALAVVSQLLDRK
- the ispG gene encoding flavodoxin-dependent (E)-4-hydroxy-3-methylbut-2-enyl-diphosphate synthase, translating into MTAINLGMPAPPPPVLAPRRKTRNFQVGNVGVGSDHPISVQSMTTTKTHDINATLQQIAELTASGCDIVRVACPTDKDAQALPIIAKKSQIPVIADIHFQPKYVFAAIEAGCGAVRVNPGNIRQFDDQVGEISRAAKDAGVSLRIGVNAGSLDKRLLAKHGKATPEALVESAVWEASLFEEHDFHDFKISVKHSDPVVMTQAYQLLAERGDWPLHLGVTEAGPAFQGTIKSSTAFGALLSQGIGDTIRVSLSAPPAEEVKVGNQILESLNLRPRKLEIVSCPSCGRAQVDVYTLADEVTAGLEGMEVPLRVAVMGCVVNGPGEARDADLGVASGNGKGQIFVKGEVIKTVPEDQIVETLIDEANRLAAEMDAGDEGEAQAAGAPVVSVS
- a CDS encoding serine hydrolase — encoded protein: MFSETDVAQVAVLPVIELSGALPGLSFSVEAHHGGSAAQGEDRVHPFSGAGKLIFGTVLAELSVEDPSLLAAGVSLLDKHRGQARTGTLRLLSGDMSLSVDDAANLVLSTGDAAAALALLEFLDRRGVDLRQAAQELLTRLMLTSTQVTGLEGPQGSAGEGFLGTTTPQDLLRLLAYLCASMEGEERRSVMIAPEASRSVLRWMRGVFEPGGLASALPGHGPHRVPHWTVSGWESLSQGEDQGCASVLITHSSTAGWVCAAAFHPAWRTLSSVSSPRDVSAAFGTLGLSAYLNEQA
- a CDS encoding GntR family transcriptional regulator gives rise to the protein MSADQEEFPGLKEAFLQAPKHLGSTKRVTAALRECIVETRLGPGAWIREDAIAKLLGVSRTPIRDAISILVDEDLVVRLPNRGAQVAPLLMDDLIAAYALRQQVEGLAARLATIRTSPQLVAELRAVNQQLRAAIDTRDTDAWHAANMRFHAVLRAHTGNKYIERFGKHLDNVIRRFHGRTASQLSQPHDGFEEHEAIIEAIDKGNVDEAEKLSIAHMRSARATRFALMTGD
- a CDS encoding GNAT family N-acetyltransferase; translated protein: MHRATSGAVRVLESTDTPALLRLLERDPAHHVSVLASVRSRGTAAPGRGRIAAMLLGIDDPEHPGELASACWVGSNITPVHAGPAEGELFGLALRALRRRVSSVYGDAEAVLELHDAAGWVNVREVRADQPLLSIDVPSAIEPMPEVRPSRLEEFDAVEQASAAMFTEELGFSPYTQGVSEYQQRVRSLISGGYSLIAVGQDGEIIFKAEFGAVSREVVQVQGVWVHPEHRGRGLAASGMSAVVDYGLKLAPVVSLYVNGYNTAALRTYQRVGFRREGTFATILF
- a CDS encoding ABC transporter ATP-binding protein, with amino-acid sequence MDIEISGLTLKYDDFVAVDDISLDVPDGESLVLLGESGCGKTSTMRCIAGLETPYDGHLRIGDDVVFDSVGRKNVAPNRRNVGMVFQSYAIWPDRSVRANVAFGLKAKKASKEQVQSKADQALDMIGLKHLADRGASALSGGQMQRVALARSIAMEPAVLLLDEPLSNLDAQLRVRLRNELRRIQREAGLTSVYVTHDQSEAMALADKIAIMKRGTIVQLGTPQEIYDEPATSYIARFLGMGNVLEISRGTEGTLGLGGVPVTAGTAPTSWENGRALCIRPEQVRLAAPSQAHSSQGAVLTGEVTVSIFQGSDISYEVDCGGLTIQAVVKRAPYGGESVEASVGDKVDVVLSAEEAITVPMDEESK